The Helicoverpa zea isolate HzStark_Cry1AcR chromosome 2, ilHelZeax1.1, whole genome shotgun sequence DNA window CATCGCCAACTTCGGCGGTAATCCCAATGATGTCACCCTTGGAGGTTGCAGCGCTGGTTCTGCGTCTGTAGACCTTTTGCTGCTTTCGAAGTCAGCGAAAGGTTTATTCCACCACGTTATTCCTGAAAGTGGTGGAAATCTTGCCGTATTCTCAATGCAAAGAGATCCAGTACAAATTGCCAAAACTCACGCTAAAAACCTTAATTTCACCAATGTTGACGACATTTATGCTTTAGAACAGTTCTATAAATCAGCTTCGATGGAACTGTTAACTGCAGACATATTTTTTGATAGAACTGATTCTACATTCATGTTTTCACCATGTGTGGAACGTGATACTGGTGACGGAGCATTCCTCACAGAATCTCCTCTCACTGTTCTTAAGAACGGCGAGTACGATAAGTTACCCATGCTGTATGGTTTTGCTAACATGGAAGGCCGTTTCCGTGAAcctttttttgagatttggaaaGATAAAATGAATACAAACTTTTCGCAATTCTTACCAGCAGATCTAATATTTGAAACTGAAGAAAAGAGAGAAGAAGTTGCCAacaaagtaaaaagtttttatttcaaggaTCAGTCTGTTAGCAACGATACTATTTTGGGATATATTGACTTCTTTTCGGATGTATTATTTACACACTCTATGCTTTGGGCTGCAAAATTACAGGCGGAGGCAGGGAATAACCAAATATATCTGTATGAGTATTCGTTTGTGGATGAGAACGTTCCAGTAGTGGCGCACACTGACGTTCGCGGTGCTACTCACTGCGCTCAATCGGGCGCTGTGATGGATGGTGGAGACGAAACTAAAGATACACTAGAATTTCAAAATATGAGGAAGATTATTCGTGAAATGTGGCACAACTTTATTATAGCTGGGTAGGTCTAAAAGTAGCTTAGAATTCAGTCTATTTTTGAGGTTCGAATGATGAATCTTTTGTTGATCTTCAAATGCAGCTAATTTAACATACTGGTTTACATGCATTAGTACTTCAGAAACCAAACCAATGTAATTGTGTtgcttatatttatttgtttgttttcagtAAACCAGTACCCGAGGGGTCGCTGTTACCGAATTGGGCGCCTGCCGGCCCGAACAGAGCTCCATACATGTCACTGGGTGTGAAAGTAGAACAGAAAGGAGTATTCCTGGAAGCCCGAACTCAGCTGTGGGCAGAAATCTACGAACAACACTATCTGGATTCAGTACCGCCGCCAACACCTGAAGTTGTAACTGATTCAGCGCACAGCGATATATTATTATCCTTTAATCTAATAATCTTCATTGTCACACTGTGGCTAACGAaagtgttttaaattatatgtttttcaTTAATAAGAATGATGTTAGCATGATTGgcgttaattattttaatgaataaagaTCTTTATTGTCCTGAATATAAAACCATGACGAATATTTCACATTGAAATAAAGAATTGTTAGCAATATACATTGGCCCAATTGAACTGCAGACAATTTATCACAGTAGATAATAATATCCAGTATCATTAGTGAACCACCTGGTAAAGATAAGATCAGATCAGAAACTCGGTGTATTA harbors:
- the LOC124638994 gene encoding esterase B1-like — translated: MWWRTCVVLVCVTAVLADEEWRQVNTAQGPVRGQKHPSGHLYAFYNIPYATAPKGADKFKAPLPPAVRTEPLDATEKRVICPQNKIVAIMQGYEEMTEDCLVANIFVPDTNERNLPVLVYVHGGAFIIGFGDSARGTQLMKSKDFIMVTFNYRLGIHGFLCLGTEDVPGNAGMKDQVALLRWVKDNIANFGGNPNDVTLGGCSAGSASVDLLLLSKSAKGLFHHVIPESGGNLAVFSMQRDPVQIAKTHAKNLNFTNVDDIYALEQFYKSASMELLTADIFFDRTDSTFMFSPCVERDTGDGAFLTESPLTVLKNGEYDKLPMLYGFANMEGRFREPFFEIWKDKMNTNFSQFLPADLIFETEEKREEVANKVKSFYFKDQSVSNDTILGYIDFFSDVLFTHSMLWAAKLQAEAGNNQIYLYEYSFVDENVPVVAHTDVRGATHCAQSGAVMDGGDETKDTLEFQNMRKIIREMWHNFIIAGKPVPEGSLLPNWAPAGPNRAPYMSLGVKVEQKGVFLEARTQLWAEIYEQHYLDSVPPPTPEVVTDSAHSDILLSFNLIIFIVTLWLTKVF